A section of the Deinococcus taeanensis genome encodes:
- a CDS encoding glucosaminidase domain-containing protein — MFDTKEPITGIAPQLKAPTSVSTPRSLKSTQQTWERTFRGKAKGVTFQLRIIRKPNGELSARYQAIPGRGRGWHLEGQLFKDNTFVLRGTENNAEFQGRISPDGTILKSRFINNTHKGKFEVGNLRLSVIPVSTGEIIAKSSTSTIRNGDKEESGHLNRIDIPLNLANEINNVNYTPKSSEKKERHEVYFHIVNALQKLGVPYPELIAAQWATESSWGRLHSGKNNIFGIKEFDPDKPRTFVMTKEWDPKQSKTVDKSEPFADYNDSLDAFIARANFTFDNPRYRKAGYFESKTLKEAAYAIDRAGYANTGQPGKYAESLIDIMKGCGVDVEKQTSLINKETEKNDSDDQSNKNRTSNEGSPDQLDRLIGLTTYKKTYSIREINLARSMIGKMTSKRTQGDLFELLQTKVPYRNQRNNNSVGLQSDRWTYKGRDGKLHWVIYTGKPIGDIMCNLTSLTMVLETLGIQNPSDEQYEDFLERVRRENNLPPRTTQSGWAGIARQLKARETKHFYNYRGGYDKWSQDLLPRLREGQGIMMSLNGHIIRLQSVNQSGITVDDPYGRLPSLLAYNPNHVTASYSGNLNSTKKEEGVGEDVVFPWTQVSKFTFLWIAAFERN; from the coding sequence ATGTTCGACACCAAAGAGCCCATCACCGGCATCGCACCGCAGCTAAAGGCCCCCACTTCTGTCTCAACCCCGCGCTCCTTAAAAAGCACCCAGCAGACTTGGGAACGCACCTTCCGCGGCAAGGCCAAAGGCGTTACTTTTCAATTACGGATCATCCGCAAACCCAATGGAGAGCTCAGTGCTCGCTACCAGGCGATACCCGGTAGAGGAAGAGGATGGCACCTCGAAGGACAACTTTTTAAGGACAACACTTTTGTACTTCGAGGTACAGAAAACAATGCCGAATTTCAAGGAAGAATAAGCCCTGACGGCACAATTCTGAAATCGCGTTTTATTAACAATACACATAAAGGAAAATTCGAAGTTGGTAACTTGCGTTTATCTGTTATCCCTGTTAGTACAGGGGAAATTATAGCTAAATCTTCGACATCCACTATTCGTAACGGAGATAAGGAGGAATCTGGTCATTTAAATCGAATTGATATACCTTTGAACCTAGCAAATGAAATCAATAATGTCAATTATACGCCAAAATCCTCGGAGAAGAAGGAAAGACATGAAGTTTACTTTCACATCGTAAACGCACTTCAAAAGCTTGGAGTACCTTACCCCGAATTAATTGCAGCGCAATGGGCAACTGAATCTTCATGGGGAAGATTACATTCAGGGAAAAATAATATTTTTGGCATCAAAGAATTTGATCCTGATAAACCTCGTACATTTGTAATGACCAAAGAGTGGGATCCAAAACAATCGAAGACAGTGGATAAGTCAGAGCCGTTTGCGGACTATAATGACTCTTTGGATGCGTTTATAGCACGAGCGAATTTCACATTTGATAATCCCAGGTATAGAAAAGCTGGCTACTTTGAATCTAAAACACTAAAAGAAGCAGCGTATGCTATAGATCGGGCAGGGTATGCAAATACAGGTCAACCAGGAAAATATGCCGAAAGCTTGATTGATATTATGAAGGGTTGTGGCGTGGATGTTGAGAAGCAAACATCGCTCATTAATAAAGAGACCGAGAAAAATGACAGCGATGATCAATCCAACAAAAATCGTACATCAAATGAAGGCTCACCAGACCAGCTCGACCGGCTAATCGGCTTGACTACTTATAAGAAAACATACAGCATCAGGGAAATAAACTTAGCCAGATCGATGATTGGGAAGATGACCAGCAAAAGAACACAGGGAGATCTTTTTGAGCTACTCCAAACGAAAGTACCCTACAGAAATCAGCGTAACAACAATTCTGTTGGCCTACAATCGGACCGGTGGACTTATAAGGGAAGAGATGGAAAACTCCATTGGGTAATTTATACTGGAAAGCCAATTGGAGATATAATGTGCAACCTCACGTCACTGACTATGGTACTTGAAACTTTGGGTATTCAGAATCCATCGGACGAGCAGTATGAGGATTTCTTAGAAAGAGTAAGACGTGAGAACAACCTTCCTCCTAGAACTACTCAAAGCGGCTGGGCGGGAATAGCACGGCAATTGAAAGCTCGAGAGACTAAGCATTTTTATAATTATAGAGGTGGTTATGACAAATGGTCTCAGGACCTACTACCGCGACTAAGAGAAGGACAAGGCATCATGATGAGTTTGAATGGTCATATTATCAGACTTCAGTCAGTGAATCAAAGCGGGATTACCGTCGATGACCCATATGGGCGCTTACCAAGTCTCCTTGCATACAATCCAAACCACGTAACCGCAAGCTATTCAGGTAATCTAAATTCTACAAAGAAAGAGGAGGGCGTCGGCGAAGATGTCGTCTTTCCCTGGACACAAGTTTCTAAATTTACTTTCTTATGGATTGCCGCCTTTGAAAGGAATTAA
- a CDS encoding YebC/PmpR family DNA-binding transcriptional regulator encodes MAGHSKWAQIKRKKGANDKKRSAMYSKHIRAIQAAVRSGGSGDPAANLSLKNAIAAAKTDTVPNDNIDNAIKRAVGAGEGAAEYKEVTYEGYGPGGTAILIEALTDNVNRTVADIRAVFNKRGGSLGTSGSVAWQFEKKGVILLTDTSEQAQETAIEHGAEDIQESEDGLEISTGPADLYAVQDALQSAGFTVENAQITMLLTNTVAVAGDDVKKLLTLIDALEELDDVQNVHSNADLPDDED; translated from the coding sequence ATGGCCGGTCACAGCAAGTGGGCGCAGATCAAGCGCAAGAAGGGTGCCAACGACAAGAAACGCAGCGCGATGTACTCCAAGCACATCCGCGCCATTCAGGCGGCCGTCCGCTCCGGCGGCAGCGGCGACCCCGCCGCGAACCTCAGCCTGAAAAACGCCATTGCCGCCGCAAAAACCGACACTGTTCCCAACGACAACATCGACAACGCCATCAAGCGTGCTGTGGGGGCCGGCGAAGGCGCCGCGGAGTACAAGGAAGTCACGTACGAAGGGTACGGGCCCGGCGGGACCGCCATCCTGATTGAAGCGTTGACCGACAACGTCAACCGCACCGTGGCCGACATCCGCGCCGTGTTCAACAAACGCGGCGGGTCGCTGGGCACCAGCGGCAGCGTCGCCTGGCAGTTCGAGAAAAAAGGCGTGATCCTCCTGACCGACACCAGCGAGCAGGCGCAGGAAACCGCCATTGAGCACGGCGCCGAGGACATTCAGGAATCCGAGGACGGTCTGGAGATCAGCACCGGTCCTGCCGACCTGTACGCCGTGCAGGACGCCCTGCAGAGCGCCGGGTTCACCGTGGAGAACGCGCAGATCACCATGCTCCTCACGAACACCGTCGCGGTGGCCGGTGACGACGTGAAAAAGCTCCTGACCCTCATCGATGCGCTCGAGGAACTCGACGACGTGCAGAACGTCCACAGCAACGCCGACCTGCCCGACGACGAGGACTGA
- the alaS gene encoding alanine--tRNA ligase codes for MTVSLTTAQIREKYLQFFESKGHLRLPSYSTVAPDPTTLFTVAGMQPFKEQFMGAPAVFDGVANKRVTTAQKCLRIGDIENVGRTLRHCSLLEMLGNFSFGDYFKLEALTWAWEFLTSPEWLGLDWSRLYVTIYKDDEEAFRIWTEVNGLPADHILRFDADENFWPANAPLEGPNGPCGPCSEIFYDRGPKYGDDTWAEYAETRESARFLEIWNCVFPQFDRQDLAADGTPVLKDLPFKNIDTGMGLERIATVVQDVYDFYSNDVFAPIVARIAELSGKPYEGPQSVSHRVVAEHLRSVSMVLADGTAFSNTGRGYVVRKILRRASRHAYLLGLREPALYALVPLVVQSMGEAYPELKEHQAKVEAAVRGEEERFLKTLEGGIQRLGGLLSGMERGAVLSGQDAFVLYDTYGFPVDLTMEIAEEYGITVDEAGYAESLENAQEIARAGSKYGKSELFGGNQEALEGLPRTAFVGYDDLSAEGEVVALVGVGERLAHLPAGSEATVVLSRTPFYAEGGGEVGDTGRLEWEGGAGVVRDTRKTPQGVFLHDVLVEEGELREGVTVRGVVSGDRRAIERHHTATHLLHAALRAVLGSGVAQKGSLVAADRLRFDFSHAAALTAEEVAAVETLVSRWVSANFPVTWQEMPIAEAKAAGATALFGEKYGETVRVVKVGGSVEYAGEPVSSMELCGGAHVRRTGDIGAFVILGDENVAAGVRRVEALAGDAATAWVRERLNAAARVAGLLNTSVDGLEARVGGLQAQLKAAEKDVVAVKRQLAEAQMGGGGGAAQTRDLGGFKVAALKLAGLEGNELRGAADKLLDQSGADLVVVAGEKGLVVKATKDAVGRGAHAGQLIGKLAAAGGGKGGGRPDMAQAGVTDADAALGALDSAF; via the coding sequence ATGACGGTTTCGCTGACGACGGCGCAGATTCGGGAGAAGTACCTACAGTTTTTCGAGAGCAAGGGGCACCTGCGGCTGCCGAGTTACAGCACGGTCGCGCCGGACCCGACGACGCTGTTCACGGTGGCGGGGATGCAGCCGTTCAAGGAGCAGTTCATGGGCGCACCCGCCGTGTTCGACGGCGTGGCTAACAAGCGCGTGACGACGGCGCAGAAGTGCCTGCGTATCGGGGATATCGAGAACGTGGGGCGCACGCTGCGGCACTGTTCGCTGCTGGAGATGCTAGGGAACTTCAGTTTCGGGGATTACTTCAAGCTGGAGGCCCTGACCTGGGCGTGGGAGTTCCTCACGTCACCGGAGTGGCTGGGCCTGGACTGGTCGCGGCTGTACGTCACCATCTACAAGGATGACGAGGAGGCGTTCCGCATCTGGACAGAAGTGAATGGTCTTCCGGCCGATCACATCCTGCGGTTTGATGCGGACGAGAACTTTTGGCCGGCGAATGCGCCGCTGGAAGGGCCGAACGGGCCGTGCGGGCCGTGCAGTGAGATCTTCTATGACCGTGGGCCGAAGTACGGTGATGACACGTGGGCGGAGTATGCCGAGACGCGTGAGAGTGCCCGCTTCCTGGAAATCTGGAACTGTGTATTCCCTCAGTTTGACCGTCAGGACCTGGCGGCGGATGGAACGCCAGTGCTGAAGGACCTGCCGTTCAAGAACATTGATACGGGGATGGGGCTGGAGCGCATTGCCACGGTTGTTCAGGATGTGTACGACTTTTACAGCAATGATGTGTTCGCGCCGATCGTGGCGCGCATCGCGGAGCTGAGCGGTAAGCCGTACGAGGGGCCGCAGAGCGTGTCGCACCGTGTGGTGGCCGAGCATCTGCGTTCGGTGAGCATGGTGCTGGCTGATGGCACGGCGTTCAGCAATACGGGGCGCGGGTACGTGGTGCGGAAGATTCTGCGCCGGGCGTCCCGGCATGCGTACCTGCTGGGGCTGCGGGAGCCTGCGCTGTATGCCCTGGTGCCGCTGGTGGTGCAGAGCATGGGTGAGGCGTATCCGGAACTGAAGGAGCATCAGGCGAAGGTTGAGGCGGCAGTCCGGGGTGAGGAGGAGCGGTTCCTGAAGACGCTGGAGGGCGGCATTCAGCGGCTGGGGGGCCTGCTGTCCGGCATGGAGCGCGGCGCCGTGCTGTCGGGTCAGGATGCGTTCGTGCTGTATGACACGTACGGGTTTCCGGTGGACCTGACCATGGAAATTGCGGAGGAGTACGGCATCACGGTGGATGAGGCCGGGTACGCGGAGAGCCTGGAGAACGCGCAGGAGATCGCGCGGGCGGGTAGCAAGTACGGGAAGAGCGAACTGTTCGGCGGGAATCAGGAGGCGCTGGAGGGCCTGCCGCGTACGGCGTTCGTCGGGTACGACGACCTGAGTGCTGAGGGTGAGGTGGTGGCGCTTGTTGGTGTGGGGGAGCGTCTGGCGCACCTGCCGGCGGGGTCGGAGGCGACGGTGGTGCTGTCGCGGACGCCGTTCTACGCGGAGGGGGGCGGTGAGGTGGGCGACACGGGCCGCCTGGAGTGGGAGGGCGGCGCGGGCGTGGTGCGTGATACGCGCAAGACCCCGCAGGGCGTGTTCCTGCATGACGTGCTGGTCGAGGAGGGTGAGCTGCGTGAGGGCGTGACGGTGCGGGGCGTAGTGTCGGGCGACCGGCGCGCCATCGAACGGCATCACACGGCGACGCACCTGCTGCACGCGGCGTTGCGGGCGGTGCTGGGGAGTGGCGTGGCGCAGAAGGGTTCGCTGGTGGCTGCGGACCGGTTGCGTTTTGACTTCTCGCACGCGGCGGCGCTGACTGCTGAGGAGGTTGCGGCGGTGGAGACCCTCGTGAGCCGGTGGGTGAGTGCGAACTTCCCGGTGACGTGGCAGGAAATGCCGATCGCGGAGGCGAAGGCGGCGGGCGCGACGGCGCTGTTCGGTGAGAAGTACGGCGAGACGGTTCGTGTGGTGAAGGTGGGCGGCAGCGTGGAGTACGCCGGGGAGCCGGTGAGCAGCATGGAGCTATGCGGCGGAGCGCATGTGCGGCGCACGGGGGACATTGGCGCGTTCGTGATTCTCGGGGATGAGAACGTGGCCGCCGGGGTGCGCCGGGTTGAGGCGCTGGCGGGTGACGCCGCGACCGCGTGGGTGCGTGAGCGGCTGAATGCCGCCGCGAGGGTGGCCGGCCTGCTGAACACCAGTGTGGATGGTCTGGAGGCCCGCGTGGGTGGGCTGCAGGCGCAGCTGAAAGCGGCAGAGAAGGACGTGGTGGCCGTGAAGCGGCAGCTGGCTGAGGCCCAGATGGGCGGCGGGGGCGGCGCGGCGCAGACCCGCGACCTGGGGGGGTTCAAGGTTGCGGCGCTGAAACTCGCGGGGCTGGAAGGCAACGAGTTGCGCGGGGCGGCAGACAAACTCCTGGATCAGAGTGGCGCGGACCTCGTGGTGGTTGCGGGTGAGAAGGGGCTGGTCGTGAAGGCCACGAAGGACGCGGTGGGGCGCGGCGCGCATGCCGGGCAGCTGATCGGGAAGCTGGCAGCGGCGGGCGGCGGGAAGGGCGGTGGCCGCCCGGATATGGCGCAGGCAGGGGTCACTGATGCGGATGCGGCGCTGGGTGCGCTGGACAGCGCGTTCTGA
- a CDS encoding response regulator, with product MPRILVVDDDAAILKLVSVILSRAGHEVRTSTHPVEALDLLKVFTPDLVISDVVMPYMTGLEFLEKVRSHEQLSAIPFMLLSSHAERGDVRRGMNLGADDYLPKPFTPQDLTTAIDARLRRAGLTLQGESGMQAKGLGTAQVVWKGTAVTWVSRKALELFFYLLEHKEVTSWEAAEALWPEKDEARASSLFHTTLHRLRRSLSNESVVSTNRRYALAGDINPEYDVQRFELLAAQAEHGSLGLEELRELVAQYGHFLPGTDSPWADDVRARLEQKQLNLLGIAARAATAAGRDRDAAQFHQRALAIDPMSENDWQGLAKALDTIGDPRARLAAQREAWWAVDLD from the coding sequence ATGCCCCGCATTCTCGTGGTGGATGACGACGCCGCCATCCTCAAGCTTGTCAGCGTGATCCTCTCCCGCGCCGGGCACGAGGTGCGCACCAGCACCCACCCCGTCGAGGCCCTCGACCTCCTCAAGGTCTTCACGCCCGACCTCGTCATCAGCGACGTCGTCATGCCCTACATGACCGGCCTGGAATTCCTGGAGAAAGTCCGCTCACACGAACAGCTTTCCGCCATTCCATTCATGCTGCTCTCCAGCCACGCCGAACGCGGCGACGTCCGACGCGGCATGAACCTCGGCGCCGACGACTACCTCCCCAAACCCTTCACGCCGCAGGACCTCACCACCGCCATCGACGCCCGGCTGCGCCGCGCCGGCCTCACCCTGCAAGGCGAAAGCGGCATGCAGGCCAAAGGCCTCGGCACCGCACAGGTCGTGTGGAAAGGCACCGCCGTCACCTGGGTCAGCCGCAAAGCCCTGGAGTTGTTCTTCTACCTCCTCGAACACAAGGAAGTCACCAGCTGGGAAGCGGCCGAAGCCCTCTGGCCCGAAAAGGACGAGGCGCGCGCCAGCAGCCTCTTCCACACCACCCTGCACCGCCTGCGCCGCAGCCTCAGCAACGAATCCGTCGTCAGCACCAACCGCCGCTACGCCCTCGCCGGCGACATCAACCCCGAATACGACGTGCAACGCTTCGAACTGCTCGCCGCACAGGCCGAACACGGCAGCCTCGGCCTTGAAGAACTCCGCGAACTCGTCGCGCAGTACGGACACTTCCTCCCCGGCACCGACAGCCCCTGGGCCGACGACGTCCGCGCCCGCCTCGAACAGAAACAGCTCAACCTGCTCGGCATCGCTGCCCGCGCCGCCACCGCCGCCGGCCGCGACCGCGATGCCGCGCAATTCCACCAGCGCGCCCTCGCCATCGACCCCATGAGCGAAAACGACTGGCAGGGCCTCGCCAAAGCCCTCGACACCATCGGCGACCCCCGCGCCCGCCTCGCCGCCCAGCGAGAAGCCTGGTGGGCCGTCGACCTCGACTGA
- a CDS encoding amidohydrolase, giving the protein MTADLTVVHARTLTLDDALPEVEAVLVGGGRVLMAGSREAVRGAAPGARVLDHRDVLLTPGLSEAHIHLVTYGFSLSQVGLHGARSVSEVQARVAHRVLNTPAGTWIRGGGFLLSELGLGEYPSAALLDEVSPHHPVMLYSRDLHMAWVNSAALRAAGVHEGTPDPEGGRVVRPLGCLLENASALVARAIPAPTEAEFLTAARAGAQDLAERGYVSAHTMAFEAPDAPRALQRLAQQGELPLRVWACLPHERLGQAQALGLARTPGGLFQWGGVKFFADGALGSRTAWLHAPGFADGSGTGIPLDPPELIREVGRAAIELGLTPVTHAIGDRANTEVLDAYDALRPQAQARGIRLRIEHAQHLRAEDVPRFRGLTASVQPIHLQADGPMIRSLMPHLESLSYAFRSLRDAGAVLAFGSDAPVAPPEYRANFAAAVTRVDDAGERLAPGEALTELDVLRAHTRGPALAAGWDDEGIIRPGARAAFTLWDRLGGNAQALVF; this is encoded by the coding sequence ATGACCGCTGATCTGACGGTAGTGCATGCCCGGACCCTCACGCTTGATGACGCTCTGCCGGAGGTGGAGGCGGTTCTGGTGGGGGGCGGGCGGGTGTTGATGGCCGGGTCGCGTGAGGCGGTGCGGGGGGCGGCGCCGGGCGCGCGGGTGCTGGATCACCGGGACGTGCTGCTCACGCCGGGGCTGTCGGAGGCGCACATTCACCTGGTGACGTACGGCTTTTCGCTTTCGCAGGTGGGGTTGCATGGAGCGCGGAGTGTGTCGGAGGTGCAGGCGCGCGTGGCGCACCGGGTGCTGAACACGCCGGCCGGAACGTGGATCCGGGGCGGGGGGTTTCTGCTGTCGGAGCTGGGGTTGGGGGAATACCCGTCGGCGGCGCTGCTTGATGAGGTGAGTCCGCACCATCCGGTGATGCTGTACTCGCGGGACCTGCACATGGCGTGGGTGAACAGTGCGGCGCTTCGGGCGGCGGGGGTGCATGAGGGCACGCCGGACCCGGAGGGGGGGCGGGTGGTGCGGCCGCTGGGGTGTCTGCTGGAGAACGCGTCGGCGCTGGTGGCGCGGGCGATTCCGGCGCCGACGGAGGCGGAGTTCCTGACGGCGGCCCGGGCGGGCGCGCAGGATCTGGCGGAGCGGGGGTACGTGAGTGCGCACACCATGGCGTTTGAAGCGCCGGACGCGCCGCGGGCGTTGCAGCGGCTGGCGCAGCAGGGGGAGCTGCCGCTGAGGGTGTGGGCGTGCCTGCCGCACGAGCGGCTGGGTCAGGCGCAGGCGTTGGGGCTGGCGCGCACGCCGGGCGGGTTGTTCCAGTGGGGCGGGGTGAAGTTCTTCGCGGACGGCGCGTTGGGGAGCCGCACGGCGTGGCTGCATGCGCCGGGTTTCGCGGATGGCTCCGGGACGGGTATTCCGCTGGACCCGCCGGAGTTGATCCGGGAGGTGGGGCGCGCGGCGATTGAGCTGGGGCTCACGCCGGTCACGCATGCCATCGGGGACCGCGCGAACACGGAGGTGCTGGACGCGTACGACGCCCTGCGGCCACAGGCGCAGGCGCGTGGGATTCGCCTGCGCATCGAGCATGCGCAGCACCTGAGGGCGGAGGACGTGCCGCGCTTCCGGGGGCTGACGGCGAGCGTGCAGCCGATTCACCTGCAGGCGGACGGCCCGATGATCCGGTCACTGATGCCGCATCTGGAGAGCCTGAGTTACGCGTTCCGGTCGCTGCGGGATGCGGGGGCGGTGCTGGCGTTCGGGAGTGACGCGCCGGTCGCGCCGCCTGAGTACCGTGCGAACTTCGCGGCGGCGGTTACCCGCGTGGATGATGCAGGGGAGCGCCTGGCCCCCGGTGAGGCGCTGACGGAACTGGACGTGCTGCGGGCGCATACGCGCGGTCCGGCGCTGGCGGCCGGCTGGGACGATGAGGGCATCATCCGGCCTGGGGCGCGGGCCGCGTTCACGCTGTGGGACCGGCTGGGGGGGAACGCGCAGGCACTGGTGTTCTAG